Sequence from the Primulina huaijiensis isolate GDHJ02 chromosome 16, ASM1229523v2, whole genome shotgun sequence genome:
GTGGCAAAGATGATggttaatttttgaatttgaaaatattgtgtTATTTCAAGTTACACAAGGCACATTTTTGTATTGTGTATCCATGGATGGGAGTTGTCTTTCTGAGTATTCTGCTCTGCCTTGCCGTATGCATTCTTACCTTGTTTATTTTGGCAACTCTAACAATGTCCAGATAATGATGGGATCTTCGGGGGCAAAAGACAAACAAGAAAAGAACTGATTTCTGGCCTGACAAATAACACATCAGGTCAAAACAAACAGCCACAGTCCAAGGTCTTTCCAAAATCTGCAGTTTCTGTAAGTCTTTCTCCCGCACAAAGTCATAAGAAAGAAGCAACAGAGAACCCAAACAATGTTCGAGCAAAAGCGAGAACAGCCATAGCTGATTCAAGTGTGAGAACAAGACATTCAAAAAGGGTTGCACCTGCACCGATCCAGAGTTGAACTTCTAGTAGGCTGTCATGAGACTAGTTTCCGTGTAAAAATGTCAACAATGAGACGACATTTTCGAACAAACCTTAGTTCACGATTTTGAGTAATTATTTAGACACCGATGAAGTGTGACCGGTGTGTGTGTGGGAACGGTGTATGAAATGTCGAGGGTCTCAATGAGGACTGTGATGATGCTTTTTCTCACTCTGTACTTGCTATCCGTTATGAATTTGTGAGCTGAGTGCAATGTccaattcaatgatgtttttCGGATTCGATTTTCGTTGTTTAGAAGTGGATGGCTTAATCCCAGTGGCCAAAATATCTTAGCCTGTTCTCGATTCCGAAGCCCTCGTTACCAAAACATGCCACAAGCCATCAGAAGTGCTGATAATGTAGAAATGATCATGTTAAACATTTTACATTCACGTTTATTACCGTAGAACACTGTGCTGCCTATAGCATCGAAATGAAGAATTCGACCAACAATTTTGCCACATCTTTGAAGTGGATGTTGTGGTGTGAAAGTTCTTGAATCCGCACTTATTACATCAAGATTGTTCCCACTGAAAATGGATGATACTTTTGCAAAAGTATTGAGTATTTATCGCAAGGGATTGCTGAGGAGATGACAAAAGCAAGAGAAGACAAAGGCAACTAATGGAGAGCGAATAGGAATGCTCATGTTTACTCTTAAACCAGTTAATTTAATCCAGTGTGCAGACATCATTAATCGGCTGGCTTAATTTGTCTTATGGTACAGAATATGCTACACTGAGATATATATACTCCTGATATCATTTGATACATTTATCGTACTACTGTCTTACACAAAACTAATAGGTGATCCACACATCTTATCATATGACATACAGGAATGATACTCTCGGTATAACATAGATAAAAAGCTCGGTTCATTAATGGACCCATCCGCCGAGTCCATTCACGGTCCAATCAAGAGCGATTCTGTAAATTAGGATTGATTTAGATGACAAAAGGAGGGTAAACAACATTATGCTCAGGTACTAGTTTTCATAATAGCATACTACACAACATTCTTGACACTCACAGCAGCTGGAGAGACTCGTAAGATTATTTCAACTGTTCTAATGAACTAATGTGTCACCAGATTAAGAAAAGAGTTAAACTTCCTCTGCGGAATCtttttcttcatcatcatctaTCTCCCACAGAAACTTGGCATATGATGCAAGCACGTCGCTGTAACGAAAATGAGCTACACATAAAATAAACTGGATGGCATGGAAATTGAAGGGAAAGAAGTTGCATTGATTCTTCtcaaaatagaaaaagaaaattttgccTTATTTCTCAATCATCATTcgaaattttggagagaaaCAATAGCTTAGTTCCCACAACTATTCATAGGAAACTATGGAGAAGAACTTCCAAAATCAGGCAATTCAAGGTTCAGATGGTAATGATATTTGAACAAAGAAGCTAGGATAACACTTTGGTCAAATAAAATcttgaacattgaggaatagAAACTTAAAACATATTCCTCATTTGAATGTTCTTTCTCCAAAGTTTACTGTAAATAGGTGTAAGATTTAGATTTGGCAGATAACTCTCGCCCATAATTTATTAGTTAGcttcatttttttatgtttttccttttattttaggCTGCGCTTTTAGGTTGCGTTTTAGTAGATAGATTTGAAATGATGAATTTTTTGAACTCCATTCCTTGACTTGTTTGATGGACAAAAATTCAAGTGAATTCGAAATTCACTCTATATCAAGATAAACAATTTCAGCATTAATCGTGGTGAATTTTAAATACGTCCAAGAACAGTATCATTGAAACTTATTCCTCAAATTCTCCAAATCAAATTCACCAGTCCAATCCCAACTTTAGTTAATTCATTTTGATAAAATTCCATACCTTATATTTCTTGTTCAAAgtctttcaattttcattatgcaTAGTCAATTTTTACAAATCAAGATGAAAAGATGGATcttttgatataataataataataagtttagTTTAAACCTCACAAATTGATGCTACATGTGTATTCTATTTTTAAGCTCTCAAAAGTTTATCATTCTTTATTCTTTCAATTCATATAGAACCCAACTTATATATGGTAGATTTGGTTTTGTTGTCATTCATTGTATTGTACCAACAAATTCCTAACCCTATTTGAACTGGAAATCACAGCTATTTTAATACGGATATGTTGATTTATCGTAAACAAAATTATATCGACACacaaatacttgacaacatttacaAGTTTCGAAGTATGCAGACAATTACAAGAAATTATATAAAGCAAATACATCATGTCATGAGCTAATAGTGATTGATTTTCCCATTGTTAATATCGTAATGAATAGATTTAAATTTCGTTAATTAGAAGTTAATACTaactttatatatttaaagatcCCGTCATATAATCCCTTATTATAAACAGAAAACTGAAGTTTTTGTAATTTTCATTAATCAATATTGTGCTTTTACTAGCTATATATCAAATTACCCTTTAGCGTATTTCTCATATCTTCCCTTTATTAATTTCAGAGGTGGTTAGTCTACACTCTACCACTTCTCTGCCAATGCAATATACCTACAATCATAACCTTGCTTACCTGTCTTCTGGAGTCGCTTGAATTGATCGTTTGAAGTATGTATCAGCTCTATTTTTGTCGCCATGGATCCGCCAAACTAAGCTAGCATATTCAGACATTATCTGGCCATTCCTTGGATTCTCCCGCATTGCACCTAAGTAATATTGCTCATCTTCTTCTAGACCTCCTTGAGACTGTCAAACGGGTAAGAAACAAAAACGCATCAACAATGGTAATGACGCAAATAATGAAACACATTTTAGCAACAGTCGGAGATATACACTGAACTACAAAATTATGTAGAATTTTCACAAAGTTAATTTAATGGAAACAATAATCAAAGGGAAACCGAAAAGGGAAATGACGGTTCAGCTGAGAAACACTAGGTACATAAAACCCAAGAAAGAAAGTGAAACCGAGTTGGGGTGGTGGCTAAAACTGTCACTTTCAAGATAAGCTACACTACTTTCTCCATTAATATGTAGACTATCTGGAGATAACATCAACCCCAAGTACTCGGATATTGAGTCTTCTAAGTAACAAAATTGTTGCAACAATAGCAACTGATTATAGCTACCTTAGTcgaatcttcttcttcttcatcctcGATTTCCCACAGAAATTTTGCATAAGATGCAAGAATATCGCTGAAACCAAAAGAAAAATACAACAAATAAACCCGGAAACTGCGCATAAGACATCCTTAGACTTTAGAGAAACATATACAAAAAAACTAGATTATCTTTATTTCCTGTCATCTCTTTCATTCAGTCTTTTTGCCACTAGGGTTGCAATAAATCCCAAAATATTTCCACCATAATCAGAGTGCTTTTGACcagtgttctaaatggcggTCGAGGCGGCCGCCTAGGCGCCCTCGACCGCACCGCCTATGCATGAGGCGGGTGTTTTAGGCGGCCCAAGCTATACGGCGTTGGAGAGGCTGGTCGAGGCGGCGAGCAGGCGGGCGAGGCAgtcaagatttttaagttgtagtcaacaattttaaaaacctagtcaacaattttaaaaatatagtcaaagtcaactaattttaaatattaaaacccTAGCACACAtcactttctttattttattttgggtttTCACTCTCAACTCTCAACTCTTAACTCTCAACCACCACACACAATCCGCCCGCCGCCGCCCGTTTTTTGGTTTGCACATTATctgtatgatattatattgtgtgcttaaacattatttaattgcacattttatataaaaatgattatattgcatgattatctatgattatctataaaaaaattacttaaaaaattcaaCCGCCTAGGCACCGCCTGGGCACCGCCTAGGCGGTCGAGGTGGTACGCGGTAACCGACCGCCCAGCCACTGCCTCCCGCCGTTTACAACCTTGCTTTTGACCTAATCTTGGCATCATTTCAAGTAGGAACAAAATCATCATGCAGTCATTCCTCCTTGACTGAAGATAACATAATGTTCATTTCATTAAGAAATATTATTCTTACCTATCTCTGGGAGTTGCTTCAATTGCTTGATTAAAGTATGTGTCAGCTCTTTCTTTGTCGTGATAAAGCTGCCACATTAAGTTGGCATATTGCGAAATTATCGGCCAATTACTCGAATCCTCCCGTATAGCACGTGAGTAGTATTCTTCGGCTCCTTGAAGTTCTCCCTTTGACTGTCGAGTAAATAACCAAGATTTCCGCATTATAAATATTAGCTAATACTAGTTGGAACTTAATTCTATGCCAGAACCATGAATGTTGATAAGAGCCCAGTGCCCACTTAATATATTAGATAGGCGAAACTTATGTTTTTGGCGAGTGGGGCTCAACTTGACCAATAATTCTAATGGAGAACCCATATTTACAGAAACACAAGTTTTACCTGATTTAGAAACTCGGTATGATCTTTCAAAAACAAAGCGTTACAAGAATTTTTCTCAAGCATTCTCCTGTAATATTCTTCAACATCAGTAGTTTCAGTCGGTTCAGTTTTCACATCAGCATCTTTAATAATGCTAGGCACGTTGAGTCCCAGCCCCATTGCAAGGTGCAGAGGAGGGCTAATTGGTCTTTTCTGTTCCTCGAAATCCTTGGCCATATCGTTCCATGACACTGCATTCTGATCATCAACCTGACATTTCCATTGTAACGTAAGTTCCACACACTAGATATTCTTTAACAATGATTTTCTTGCGAAAGGACAACAACCTGAGTGTCTGAAAAATGACCCTCTTCCTCTTCATCCATTTCCCACAAGAAACTCGCATAAGCACCAAGAATATCACTGAAAGAAATTCCAAAAAGTTCCACCATTATACTAGAGATGCAGCTAGGATTCAGAGTTGGGTAGGATGGCTAATATAGAATAATTATGCTAAAAGACATTTGACCAGTAAAACATGTTCAATAAGAAAATCCTTAGAAAAATCAAAAGAGGTTAAGGACAAGGAACCGCCTTTCCAGCCCCTCCGCTTGATTCAGCTTTTGTATAAAACCATTCATGAATTTGTGTCCATGTTCAATTTATTGAAATAAGTCTTATTCTCTCAGAAGTATTTTGCAGATGCAAGATTTTATTGGCATTAAGTTATATACATGAGATTTAAAGTTCAATCATCGTACCACTTCTTGAAAGCGAAACATAAATTGAAATGAGAATTCTCACCTATCCCCAGGAGAAGCCAGGGCTGCTCTCTCGAAATAAGT
This genomic interval carries:
- the LOC140961300 gene encoding uncharacterized protein, with product MIRKELSFCIDDKFGGETTHQNEDPFKGNVEKFTVGETVEDDGFSFGSNAMNMIEEHCDENEGAEGGFVPSEYGAVDGWDPSDPLFLRNYAQFLQSRGEFFKAEEYYDRAIMADPTNGEILCLFAKLVWELYRDKEQALTYFERAALASPGDSDILGAYASFLWEMDEEEEGHFSDTQVDDQNAVSWNDMAKDFEEQKRPISPPLHLAMGLGLNVPSIIKDADVKTEPTETTDVEEYYRRMLEKNSCNALFLKDHTEFLNQSKGELQGAEEYYSRAIREDSSNWPIISQYANLMWQLYHDKERADTYFNQAIEATPRDSDILASYAKFLWEIEDEEEEDSTKSQGGLEEDEQYYLGAMRENPRNGQIMSEYASLVWRIHGDKNRADTYFKRSIQATPEDSDVLASYAKFLWEIDDDEEKDSAEEV